One stretch of Homalodisca vitripennis isolate AUS2020 unplaced genomic scaffold, UT_GWSS_2.1 ScUCBcl_177;HRSCAF=1512, whole genome shotgun sequence DNA includes these proteins:
- the LOC124370460 gene encoding piggyBac transposable element-derived protein 4-like, whose amino-acid sequence MSHCRLRRHNNTTSLLPPDDSEDSLVDDSDEDPDYTPGRDKKNKLALFLNNAASSSDVTDEDEENIPSTSTATKKKIPKKPAPAWNEVNPDNSEKPSPPMLELSNEHVLQSPVDYFKDFFDNDLLTLIATQSNLYSVQKNPNKPLNTSEKEVEQFIGICIYMSIYGLPRSRMYWNGNTRVEKVAHVMSRNRWEELKANLHFNNNDHMPLQNDPNKDRLFKIRPLVDALQNKFKNIPIEEQMLCVDEQIVPFKGTSLLKQYNPMKPHKWGYKLFVLCDSKGLIHNFEIYTGRILPATSLPDIGASSNVVLRLVEHLPRNENKFLIYFDNWYSSPALLVTLANIGFQSLGTIRLGRFPGLLFSSDQEMKKKGRGSYEEKEATIDGVKIRAVKWLDNRGVSLASTFESACPINTVQRFDSKGREQIDVTCPKIVTTYNKFMGGVDLLDGLISYYRINLRSRKFYLRFFFHFVDVSIVNGWLLFRRDCQHNGIAKQGVMDLLAFRCEVAESLCNLGADPIKRGRPSTDRVENEFSKKKKKGPCVNIPIPDVRKDGVGHWPSVVEDRQRCKQKSSIMCEKCKVHLCLNKGKNCFVDFHL is encoded by the exons atgTCACATTGTCGACTAAGAAGACATAACAACACAACTTCGCTTTTACCCCCCGATGACAGTGAAGACAGTTTGGTGGATGACTCAGATGAGGATCCAGATTACACCCCTGGCCGTGACAAAAAGAACAAGTTAgccttatttt tgaaCAATGCAGCGAGCTCCAGTGATGTCACAGATGAAGACGAAGAGAACATCCCTTCAACGTCTACAGCcacaaaaaagaagattccaaaaaaaccAGCACCTGCTTGGAATGAAGTGAATCCAGATAACAGTGAGAAACCTTCTCCGCCAATGCTAGAATTAAGTAACGAACATGTACTTCAGTCTCCAGTTGActacttcaaagatttttttgacaATGACCTTTTAACTTTGATTGCTACTCAGTCAAACTTGTATAGTGTCCAAAAAAATCCGAATAAACCCTTGAATACCTCAGAGAAGGAAGTAGAGCAGTTTATAGGCATTTGCATCTACATGAGCATTTATGGTCTACCTAGGAGTAGGATGTATTGGAATGGAAATACACGAGTAGAAAAGGTTGCACATGTTATGTCACGTAACAGATGGGAGGAACTGAAGGCCAACTTGCACTTCAATAACAATGATCACATGCCATTACAGAATGATCCAAACAAAGATAGGCTATTTAAAATCCGCCCACTAGTTGATGctcttcaaaacaaattcaaaaacattcctaTTGAGGAACAAATGCTCTGTGTTGATGAACAGATTGTGCCCTTCAAAGGCACATCTTTACTAAAACAGTACAACCCGATGAAACCCCACAAGTGGGGATACAAACTGTTTGTACTTTGTGACAGCAAGGGTCTGATTCACAATTTTGAGATCTACACTGGTCGCATACTACCTGCTACTTCCCTACCTGACATTGGAGctagttcaaatgttgttttacgacTGGTTGAACACTTGCctcgtaatgaaaacaaattcttaatcTATTTTGATAACTGGTACTCATCACCAGCTCTCTTAGTGACTCTAGCAAATATTGGTTTCCAATCCCTCGGGACCATTCGACTAGGACGATTTCCAGGCTTGTTGTTTTCATctgaccaagaaatgaaaaagaaaggcCGTGGGTCTTATGAGGAAAAAGAGGCAACAATTGATGGGGTAaaaattagggctgtaaaatgGTTAGACAATCGAGGGGTGTCTCTTGCGTCAACTTTTGAGTCTGCTTGCCCTATCAACACTGTGCAACGCTTTGACTCTAAAGGTCGTGAGCAGATTGATGTCACTTGCCCTAAAATCGTTACAACATACAATAAGTTCATGGGGGGAGTGGACCTTCTAGATGGACTTATCAGCTACTACCGAATTAATCTAAGATCTCGGAagttttatttgaggtttttcttCCACTTTGTTGACGTAAGTATTGTCAATGGATGGCTTCTCTTCAGACGAGACTGTCAACATAATGGAATTGCTAAGCAGGGAGTAATGGATTTGCTAGCTTTCCGGTGTGAGGTGGCCGAGTCTCTTTGTAACTTAGGAGCTGACCCAATAAAAAGAGGAAGGCCATCAACAGACAGGGTAGAGAacgaattttcaaagaaaaagaagaaaggtccATGTGTCAATATCCCTATACCAGATGTTAGAAAAGATGGAGTTGGACATTGGCCATCTGTTGTCGAAGATAGGCAGAGATGCAAGCAGAAATCATCCATTATGTGTGAAAAGTGTAAAGTTCACCTCTGCCTAAACAAAGGAAAGAACTGTTTTGTGGATTTCCACTTGTAA